One part of the Mycobacterium marinum genome encodes these proteins:
- a CDS encoding alpha-L-fucosidase yields the protein MPEYQPTKDSVATHRVPDWFENAKFGIFIHWGLYSVPGWAPLEADTQELMATRGPAYWLKHNPYAEWYQNTIGIPGSPSQQYHLKTYGSNFTYDDFKPMFNKAVKQFDPDSWADFFVRANARYVVLTTKHHDGFTMWPSRHPNPHKDSWHAGRDLVGDLTSAVRDRGMKMGLYYSGGYDWTFNPTVITDLPGMASSLVQTDEYAQYADNHIRELINRYQPSVLWNDIGYPPKSNLAELFAHYYNQVPDGVINDRWAQLQLPRVPGMEPLVMGGLGLANALWRFLPDRVRVLDFPTSFHYDFRTPEYAQYDEIKPYKWESTRGVGNSFGNNRQEGPDQMLTLTDLARGFADLVSKNGNLLLGIGPYPDGTIPELQAKLLADFGAWLDVTGDAYFNTRPWATAQATATDGTPLRFTQKEDAVYVTFLQAPGERRVGLRGLTGTSDTKVELLGGGTLEHECADDRINVTFPDRLDVWPAYALKITPKPHLQA from the coding sequence GTGCCCGAATACCAGCCGACCAAAGACTCGGTCGCCACCCATCGTGTGCCCGACTGGTTTGAGAACGCGAAGTTTGGCATCTTCATCCACTGGGGTCTTTATTCGGTGCCGGGGTGGGCCCCACTCGAGGCCGACACCCAAGAGTTGATGGCCACCAGGGGGCCGGCGTACTGGCTCAAGCACAACCCCTATGCCGAGTGGTATCAGAACACCATCGGAATCCCCGGCAGCCCGTCGCAGCAGTACCACCTCAAGACCTACGGCTCCAACTTCACCTACGACGACTTCAAGCCGATGTTCAACAAGGCGGTCAAGCAGTTCGATCCCGACTCCTGGGCCGATTTCTTTGTCCGGGCCAACGCCCGCTACGTGGTGCTCACCACCAAGCACCACGACGGATTCACCATGTGGCCCAGCCGGCATCCCAACCCGCACAAGGACTCCTGGCATGCCGGCCGCGATCTGGTCGGAGACCTGACCAGCGCGGTCCGCGACCGGGGCATGAAGATGGGCCTTTATTACTCGGGTGGCTACGACTGGACGTTCAACCCGACCGTCATCACCGACCTACCGGGGATGGCATCCTCGCTCGTACAGACCGACGAGTATGCGCAGTACGCCGACAATCACATCCGCGAGCTCATCAACCGGTACCAGCCGTCTGTGCTGTGGAACGACATCGGCTACCCGCCCAAGTCGAACCTGGCCGAGTTGTTCGCGCATTACTACAACCAGGTGCCCGACGGTGTCATCAACGACCGGTGGGCGCAGTTGCAGCTCCCCAGGGTCCCCGGAATGGAGCCACTGGTCATGGGCGGGCTCGGTCTGGCCAACGCATTGTGGCGGTTCCTGCCCGACCGGGTTCGGGTCTTGGACTTCCCGACCAGCTTCCACTACGACTTCCGCACCCCGGAGTACGCCCAGTACGACGAGATCAAACCGTACAAGTGGGAATCGACCCGCGGTGTGGGCAACTCGTTCGGAAACAACCGCCAAGAGGGTCCCGACCAGATGTTGACCCTCACCGACCTCGCCCGCGGCTTCGCCGACCTGGTGAGCAAGAACGGAAACCTGCTCCTGGGTATCGGGCCCTACCCGGACGGCACCATCCCCGAGTTGCAGGCCAAGCTGCTCGCCGATTTCGGCGCGTGGCTCGACGTGACCGGCGACGCCTACTTCAACACCCGCCCGTGGGCAACCGCGCAAGCCACCGCTACAGATGGAACCCCGCTGCGCTTTACCCAAAAAGAGGACGCCGTCTATGTGACGTTCCTGCAGGCCCCCGGCGAACGCCGGGTCGGGTTGCGTGGACTCACCGGCACTTCGGATACCAAGGTCGAGCTACTCGGCGGTGGCACCCTCGAACATGAATGTGCCGACGACCGGATCAACGTGACGTTCCCCGACCGATTGGACGTCTGGCCTGCCTACGCCCTCAAGATCACTCCGAAGCCCCATCTGCAAGCTTGA
- a CDS encoding STAS/SEC14 domain-containing protein → MIDFSLDTEHSILHVRPETALDKEDFVKLAEVVDPHIEATGDLAGLILNAPSFPGWDSFGAMVNHFRFIRDHQKHVKKIAVVTDSHLGDVAEHLTSHFVSAEVRHFPAGQVEQAQQWILGGS, encoded by the coding sequence ATGATCGATTTCTCTTTGGACACCGAACATTCCATTCTCCACGTACGGCCCGAAACGGCGCTGGACAAGGAAGATTTCGTCAAGCTCGCTGAAGTGGTGGATCCTCACATCGAAGCGACCGGCGATCTTGCCGGGCTGATTCTCAACGCCCCGTCCTTCCCCGGCTGGGACAGTTTCGGAGCGATGGTCAATCACTTCCGCTTCATTCGGGACCATCAGAAGCACGTGAAGAAAATCGCCGTCGTTACCGACTCCCACCTCGGGGATGTCGCCGAGCATCTGACATCACATTTCGTGTCGGCTGAGGTGCGCCACTTTCCCGCCGGCCAAGTCGAACAAGCACAACAATGGATCCTGGGTGGATCCTAG
- a CDS encoding dihydrofolate reductase family protein, translated as MGQIVFDTATTLNGWIADENYSLAWLFAVDQSGMPESGLVPTEATVMVEGSITYQWVIETESILDHPETWQQFYGDKPTFVFTTRELPVPAWADVRFVSGSVLDVLPTIEEAAGAGDIWVVGGGDLAGQFLDAGALDEIRLSVAPAALTGGAPLLPRCIGADRLRLVSAAAHGQFARLVYTVTSPE; from the coding sequence ATGGGACAGATTGTGTTCGACACCGCGACGACTCTCAACGGCTGGATCGCCGACGAAAACTATTCGCTGGCTTGGCTGTTCGCGGTCGACCAAAGCGGAATGCCCGAAAGCGGACTGGTTCCGACCGAAGCGACAGTCATGGTGGAGGGCTCGATAACCTACCAGTGGGTCATTGAGACGGAGAGCATTCTCGACCACCCCGAGACGTGGCAGCAGTTCTATGGCGACAAACCAACATTCGTCTTCACTACACGTGAGCTGCCCGTCCCCGCCTGGGCAGATGTGCGGTTCGTGTCCGGCTCAGTCCTCGATGTGCTGCCGACGATAGAAGAGGCCGCGGGCGCCGGAGACATCTGGGTGGTCGGTGGCGGAGACCTTGCCGGCCAGTTTCTCGATGCCGGCGCCCTGGATGAGATCAGGTTGTCCGTTGCGCCTGCTGCCTTGACCGGCGGAGCGCCGTTACTCCCGCGATGCATCGGGGCCGATCGGCTCCGCCTGGTTTCCGCCGCTGCTCATGGGCAGTTCGCCCGTCTTGTCTACACCGTCACCTCACCAGAGTGA
- a CDS encoding nuclear transport factor 2 family protein: MGRFTKAEIEQAVRHYTTVVEGCSASGDWRPFADLFTEDVVYTEHHYGVFHGREAVREWIVAVMAPFPHMRFPSDWTAYDEDNDAVVLMIKNSLDHPTDPNGEPFWFPNWTRLVYAGDGLFCSEEDIYNPDRDAPRVIAAWLLAGGQLASDQILQPGP, from the coding sequence ATGGGCAGGTTCACCAAGGCCGAGATAGAACAAGCCGTCAGGCACTACACCACCGTCGTCGAGGGGTGCTCAGCCTCCGGTGACTGGCGACCGTTCGCAGATTTGTTCACCGAGGATGTCGTCTACACCGAACACCACTATGGGGTCTTCCATGGCCGCGAGGCGGTGCGCGAGTGGATCGTTGCGGTCATGGCGCCTTTCCCGCATATGCGCTTTCCCTCGGATTGGACCGCCTACGACGAAGACAACGATGCTGTTGTCCTGATGATCAAGAACAGCCTTGACCACCCGACCGATCCAAACGGTGAGCCGTTCTGGTTCCCGAACTGGACTCGACTCGTCTACGCCGGCGACGGCCTGTTCTGCAGCGAGGAAGACATCTATAACCCCGACCGGGATGCGCCACGGGTGATAGCTGCCTGGCTGCTGGCCGGCGGCCAGCTCGCCTCCGACCAGATCCTGCAGCCCGGGCCCTAG
- a CDS encoding alpha/beta fold hydrolase, giving the protein MQHVQWTRSGVRLIRRIDRAGDLNWLFLPGGPGIGSESLHELVDTVDVPGTCWLVDLPGDGSNVNAPGASEDPYRLWPRVVAEAARQVPHPVFVGHSTGGEYLLSTPALDAVLEGLVLISTAPDASWMPAFEEMTRNNWLPGVEQAMARYQSDQTPENLRAVTVESAPWNFVEHSVARGARILARLPYNTGATQWSDANFDSSYRLAWWPTRLPTLIVSGAADRIVTQSLWQTERFQADNVIRRVIAEAGHFPWIEQPVAVRDAFTEVAQRIIGTRATGSDRRD; this is encoded by the coding sequence ATGCAACACGTCCAGTGGACCCGATCCGGAGTACGCCTGATTCGCCGGATCGATCGCGCCGGTGACCTCAATTGGCTATTTCTGCCCGGTGGCCCGGGAATCGGCTCCGAGAGCCTGCACGAACTGGTCGACACGGTCGATGTCCCCGGCACCTGCTGGCTCGTCGATCTTCCCGGCGATGGCTCCAACGTCAATGCGCCGGGTGCCTCCGAGGATCCCTATCGTCTGTGGCCGCGGGTTGTCGCGGAAGCGGCCCGACAAGTCCCGCATCCCGTGTTTGTCGGGCATTCCACCGGGGGCGAGTACCTACTGTCGACGCCCGCGCTGGATGCAGTGCTCGAGGGGCTGGTATTGATCAGCACCGCTCCTGATGCCTCGTGGATGCCGGCCTTCGAGGAGATGACCCGCAACAATTGGCTGCCGGGCGTCGAGCAGGCGATGGCCCGCTACCAATCCGATCAAACACCGGAGAATCTTCGCGCCGTTACCGTCGAGTCGGCGCCCTGGAACTTCGTTGAACATAGCGTCGCCAGGGGCGCGCGGATACTGGCCCGGCTGCCTTACAACACGGGTGCGACGCAATGGTCGGACGCGAACTTCGATAGCAGCTACCGATTGGCCTGGTGGCCGACCAGACTACCGACACTCATCGTCAGCGGCGCGGCCGATCGCATCGTTACGCAGTCGCTGTGGCAAACCGAACGCTTCCAGGCAGACAACGTGATCCGGCGCGTCATCGCCGAGGCGGGGCACTTCCCCTGGATCGAACAGCCAGTCGCGGTGCGCGATGCGTTCACCGAGGTCGCACAGCGGATCATCGGCACGCGAGCTACGGGGTCGGACCGTCGGGACTGA
- a CDS encoding SDR family oxidoreductase, with protein sequence MSVLDLFDLSGKRALITGASTGIGKKVALAYAEAGAQVAFAARHSDALQVVADEIAGVGGKALPIRCDVTQPDQVRGMLDQMTGELGGIDIAVCNAGIVSVQAMLDMPLEEFQRIQDTNVTGVFLTAQAAARAMVDQGIGGTIITTASMSGHIINIPQQVSHYCTSKAAVVHLTKAMAVELAPHQIRVNSVSPGYIRTELVEPLADYHALWEPKIPLGRMGRPEELTGLYLYLASAASSYMTGSDIVIDGGYTCP encoded by the coding sequence ATGAGCGTGTTGGATCTGTTCGACTTGAGCGGCAAGCGCGCCCTGATCACCGGGGCGTCCACCGGCATCGGAAAGAAGGTGGCGCTGGCCTATGCCGAGGCCGGGGCCCAAGTCGCCTTTGCGGCAAGGCATTCCGATGCGCTGCAGGTGGTTGCCGACGAGATAGCTGGGGTCGGCGGCAAGGCGCTGCCTATCCGCTGTGATGTCACCCAGCCTGACCAGGTCAGGGGCATGCTCGACCAGATGACCGGCGAGCTGGGTGGGATCGACATCGCCGTCTGCAACGCCGGCATCGTCTCGGTCCAGGCGATGCTGGACATGCCACTCGAAGAGTTCCAACGCATTCAGGATACGAACGTGACTGGTGTCTTTCTCACCGCACAAGCGGCGGCCCGGGCGATGGTCGATCAGGGCATTGGCGGAACGATCATCACGACCGCGTCGATGTCCGGACACATCATCAACATTCCTCAGCAGGTCAGCCACTACTGCACGTCCAAGGCGGCGGTTGTTCATCTGACCAAAGCCATGGCCGTGGAGTTGGCTCCGCACCAGATCCGGGTGAACAGCGTCAGCCCGGGCTACATCCGCACCGAGCTCGTTGAGCCATTGGCGGACTACCACGCCCTATGGGAGCCAAAGATTCCGCTGGGACGAATGGGCCGGCCCGAAGAACTCACCGGCCTCTACCTCTACCTAGCCAGTGCGGCTTCCAGCTATATGACCGGCTCGGACATCGTGATCGACGGCGGGTACACCTGCCCCTGA
- a CDS encoding DUF2781 domain-containing protein, with the protein MTTSPAGPDHTGRHDAPSLSIPLRERRYDWFFVVAFTTFACTSLVIDTANMVGRPNPHSHNPVARLLYAQIGGADPLMMANPRFVQLSVGFVSALLFGGFYLVLSYAFVRGREWIRLPAIFGAGMVVMATGLYLAVLLLGDAPLFSLACGPDSSFDYKSPNALHSVAVNAPYPLVAVLLVARLWRSHPFTHPVRDG; encoded by the coding sequence ATGACAACCAGCCCCGCCGGGCCTGACCATACCGGTCGACACGATGCCCCATCGTTGTCGATCCCGCTGCGCGAGCGACGATATGACTGGTTCTTCGTCGTCGCATTCACAACGTTCGCATGTACATCGTTGGTGATCGATACCGCCAACATGGTTGGCCGCCCGAATCCGCATTCGCACAACCCGGTAGCACGGCTCCTCTACGCTCAGATAGGCGGTGCCGATCCGCTGATGATGGCCAATCCTCGTTTTGTGCAACTGTCCGTCGGGTTTGTTTCGGCGCTGCTGTTCGGCGGGTTCTACCTCGTGCTCAGCTACGCATTCGTACGGGGCCGCGAATGGATCCGACTGCCAGCAATTTTCGGCGCCGGCATGGTCGTCATGGCAACCGGGCTGTACCTTGCCGTCTTACTCCTCGGTGATGCACCGCTGTTTTCACTGGCCTGCGGGCCCGACTCCAGCTTCGACTACAAGTCACCAAACGCGTTGCACAGCGTCGCCGTCAACGCGCCCTACCCGCTGGTTGCGGTGCTGCTGGTGGCGCGACTGTGGCGGTCGCATCCGTTCACTCATCCTGTTCGGGACGGATAA
- a CDS encoding DJ-1/PfpI family protein, producing the protein MPQFAFVAYPGFTALDMIGPYEVLRNLPHAEVRFVWHDPGPITADSGVLVLGATHSLAETPAPDVVVVPGGPATPVHARDEKLLDWLRQAHRSASWTTSVCSGSVILAAAGLLKDRRATSHWLTIPALKAFGAIPVADKRIVQQDSIITSAGVSAGLDLGLWLAGQIGGESRAKAIQLALEYDPQPPFDSGHMSKASASTKVAATALLSKDSATPVNLKAATMLAWQQALAAARARRRKCQPVDSTP; encoded by the coding sequence ATGCCCCAGTTCGCTTTCGTTGCTTACCCGGGTTTTACCGCTCTGGACATGATTGGCCCGTACGAGGTATTGCGCAATCTCCCCCACGCCGAGGTGCGTTTTGTCTGGCATGATCCCGGACCGATCACCGCCGACTCGGGGGTGCTGGTGCTCGGCGCCACGCATTCGCTGGCTGAAACTCCTGCGCCTGATGTGGTCGTGGTTCCGGGTGGCCCGGCTACTCCCGTGCATGCGCGCGATGAGAAGCTACTCGACTGGCTGCGCCAAGCCCATCGGAGCGCCAGCTGGACTACCTCGGTGTGTTCGGGCTCGGTAATCCTGGCCGCGGCCGGCTTGCTCAAAGACCGGCGCGCGACTTCACACTGGCTGACCATCCCGGCGCTAAAGGCGTTTGGCGCGATTCCGGTCGCTGACAAGCGAATCGTTCAGCAGGACAGCATCATTACTAGTGCAGGCGTGTCCGCGGGACTGGACTTGGGGCTGTGGCTGGCCGGGCAAATCGGTGGCGAGAGCCGGGCGAAAGCGATCCAGCTGGCCCTCGAATACGATCCTCAGCCGCCGTTCGATTCCGGTCACATGTCGAAGGCATCGGCGAGCACGAAGGTTGCCGCGACGGCGCTGTTGTCGAAAGATAGCGCCACGCCGGTTAACTTGAAGGCCGCCACCATGTTGGCGTGGCAGCAGGCGCTGGCGGCGGCTCGGGCGCGACGGCGCAAGTGCCAGCCGGTTGACTCGACGCCGTAG
- a CDS encoding YqjF family protein, translating to MTVVPGPPESDSSHCDPLAGYPVTPPPLPRPVTFDQRWSDLTFVHWPVLPDSVAHMYPPGTRPDIFADGLTYLGFVPFAMTSTKIGTALPLPYFGRFLETNIRLYSIDDSGRHGVLFRSLETARLAVVPVTRIGMGIPYTWAKMQMTWSGQRLSYASVRRWPHRGLRSLLTIRVGDAVEPTPLETWLTARWGAHTRHGGRTWWMPNEHGSWPLHSAEILELDDELTAASGVRPAGKHLRALFSPGVRTFFGRPCVVR from the coding sequence ATGACTGTCGTACCGGGCCCCCCAGAATCGGATTCCAGCCACTGCGACCCCCTTGCCGGATACCCGGTGACGCCACCGCCATTGCCGCGCCCCGTCACCTTCGACCAGCGCTGGAGTGACCTGACCTTCGTCCACTGGCCCGTGCTGCCGGACAGCGTCGCGCACATGTACCCGCCCGGCACTCGTCCCGACATCTTCGCCGACGGTCTGACATATCTGGGCTTTGTTCCGTTCGCGATGACCAGCACCAAGATCGGCACCGCGCTCCCGCTCCCATATTTCGGCAGGTTTCTGGAGACCAACATCCGGCTCTACTCGATCGATGACTCCGGGCGCCACGGCGTGTTGTTCCGTTCCTTGGAAACAGCCCGGCTGGCCGTTGTGCCCGTCACCCGGATTGGGATGGGCATTCCTTACACCTGGGCGAAAATGCAGATGACATGGTCGGGCCAGCGCCTGAGCTATGCAAGCGTGCGGCGCTGGCCCCACCGCGGCCTGCGCAGCCTGCTGACGATCCGCGTGGGCGACGCGGTTGAACCGACTCCGCTGGAGACTTGGCTCACCGCGCGCTGGGGAGCGCACACCCGCCATGGGGGACGGACGTGGTGGATGCCCAACGAGCACGGATCGTGGCCGTTGCACTCGGCCGAGATCCTCGAACTCGACGATGAGCTCACCGCGGCCAGCGGGGTGCGGCCGGCCGGCAAACACCTGCGTGCCCTGTTCTCTCCCGGAGTACGAACCTTTTTCGGGCGCCCGTGCGTGGTTCGTTGA